The DNA segment GGGCGAGCGCGCAGGTTCGCCCCTGCAAAGATAGGTACGAGAAGGATGAGACCCTTCTTAGGTTTCGACAATCATTTGCGGTGCCCCCCGATTGGCGCACGCAGACACAAAATGTCAAAACCCAAGAGGGATTTTGACCTACAAAATAAATACTACAAGTCAGGTTGCTTATGAGACGATTACTTTCTGGAAATGAAGCGGTGGCGCGCGGGGCATATGAAGCCAGGGTTAGACTGGCGGCCGGATACCCCGGGACTCCCTCCACCGAAATCCTCGAAACGGTCGCGAAGGAGCACCGCTCGATATATTCGCAATGGTCGCCCAATGAAAAAGTGGCGTTCGAGGTCGGGATTGGGGCATCGCTGGGCGGCGGGCGGGCGCTGGTGACGATGAAACATGTCGGGCTCAATGTCGCCGCCGACCCATTTATGACTTTCGCCTACACCGGAGTTAATGCCGGGTTTGTAGTGATATCGGCCGATGACCCGGAGATGCACTCCTCGCAGAACGAGCAGGACAACCGGTTTTTTGCCAAATTCGCGCAGATACCGTTTCTGGAGCCATCCGATTCACAGGAGTCGAAAGATTTCACAATAAAGGCGTTTGAATTATCGGAGAAGTTCGACACGCCGGTGATGCTTCGGATGACCACCCGTATCTCGCATTCGAAAGGGATTGTGGAGGAAGGGGAACCGGTGACGCTTCCGGAGTCGGGCTTCAAGCGGGATATGCAGAAATATGTGATGATTCCTTCCAATGCCAAAAAGCGGCATGTTGTGGTGACGGAACGTTTGGAGAAACTGAAGCGGTTCTCCGAAGAGACCGATTTGAATGTAATTGAGAATAATGGCTCATCAATAGGGATAATCACCGGCGGGATCGCTTATCAGTATGCCAAAGATGTCATACCGGAAGCCGACTATTTCAAAATCGGGTTTGGATTTCCGCTGCCGATAGAAAAAATCAGGAAATTTGTTGCCACTCACAAGACCAATCTGATTATTGAGGAACTGGAGCCGTACTACGAAGAGCAGCTCAGGGCGGCGGGAATCAATGTTGACGGGAAAAAATATTTCTCCCGTCTGGGGGAACTTTCGCCGTACCGGGTGGCGCAGGGGTTGAAAGAGGCGGGGGTCATTGAAGATGTAAGGGGCGCGGAGATTCCGCCGGAGGAGCTTTTCCCCCGTCCCCCGATACTTTGCCCCGGCTGTCCGCACCGGGGGGCATTTATGGCGCTCAAGAAACTGGGGGTGGCGGTGACCGGCGATATCGGCTGCTACACCCTTTCGGTTCTTCCGCCGCTGGAGATGATGGATACCTGCATCTGCATGGGGGCATCGATAGGGAACGCGATTGGGATGGAAAA comes from the Candidatus Zixiibacteriota bacterium genome and includes:
- the iorA gene encoding indolepyruvate ferredoxin oxidoreductase subunit alpha, which gives rise to MRRLLSGNEAVARGAYEARVRLAAGYPGTPSTEILETVAKEHRSIYSQWSPNEKVAFEVGIGASLGGGRALVTMKHVGLNVAADPFMTFAYTGVNAGFVVISADDPEMHSSQNEQDNRFFAKFAQIPFLEPSDSQESKDFTIKAFELSEKFDTPVMLRMTTRISHSKGIVEEGEPVTLPESGFKRDMQKYVMIPSNAKKRHVVVTERLEKLKRFSEETDLNVIENNGSSIGIITGGIAYQYAKDVIPEADYFKIGFGFPLPIEKIRKFVATHKTNLIIEELEPYYEEQLRAAGINVDGKKYFSRLGELSPYRVAQGLKEAGVIEDVRGAEIPPEELFPRPPILCPGCPHRGAFMALKKLGVAVTGDIGCYTLSVLPPLEMMDTCICMGASIGNAIGMEKVRGHKRGVVAVIGDSTFLHSGITGLLDAVYNKSNVTVIILDNRVTAMTGGQQHPATGHTLMGEKTREVNFVELAKALGVESVREVDPYDYDGLLKVIKEEIERPGPSVVITNRACVLMPKRIMDKPYVVISEECNGCSACFRIGCPAIMPSKELTKHNQPKAIIDPVLCTGCSLCAQVCQPEAIVLAPEPAGVK